The genomic region GTTTCTATAATTGTAACGATGAACAAAGTTTTCTAAACTAATCTAAACCAtagaattatattaaaatatgttcttcattaaagttgtgtttaattttcaataaataaaagttaaaatacaaGACACTCAATTGGTatttgttttattgcattatggTGGAGACATCACTTATGATACACCAACCACATTAAACTCCattcttattaatttatgacAAGTCTTTGagccaatatttttataagaaaataaacttcTCTTTAGAAGAAAAAGTTGGACCATATACTTTTTCTGAAAAAATTGAACAGCTATATTTTTATcagaaaaataacttttaagagAGCTCTTTCTTCTCTCTGTCCACTCTCTTAACATCTCTTCTAAGCTTAAAGAAAAGCTATCAAACAacttaacattatttttaaagtttttattgaaactaactttaaaaataacttttaaattataaaaaaagttggaCCAAGCAATGCCAAAACTTGGAATCTCATTATGTCAACTTCTCCTTCCCTCAGATTCTCTAGTCTTTTCAAACTAATTAAACTACCTGAGCTAATTTAaacttcagtaaaaaaaaaaaagaaaataaatagcaCTTTGCAGCTTGATGATGATAAAAGCACAAATATCCAAGGAACCAAAAAAGTTGACTGCAGATGATTTATTGGGCAGTTATAACCTAAGAACCAgctatgatttattttttttggtttttttgaatttaaattatatacagGGTTTATGATTATGGAATGTTTGTGGAGGCACAAAAACGAATTAACTATTGACATCTACCATTACCTCCCAAATGATGCTCtctatttgaagaaaaatataatcaGTAACTCAAATGTTGTCTTGCAAAACTCAGCTTGTCTCAGCTGCTGCCACTCCTATTTGCTTTTGGATGATATCTTACCATTTATTTCTGTACAGCAAGTCAGGAACCGTCCTCCACCTTCACATCCTTCGGATGTGATGATAAAAGTCGAGCATTAAACTGCCTCAAACAAAAAGCATCTCCCCTTCAGTTATCCAACGTTCAAAGCTTTCGCTGTATTTGCTATCTTTGTTGAGTTCTTCTCCACTCGGCCTTCCCTGAAATACAATGAAACCAAATTTTAGTTCCCAACAATTGGCTAAATCCTAGGAAATAATGGACTTAagtcacaaaatatatagttttgCACACCGTATTCATGCAACATCGGTACTAACAGTGGCAAAAAATGATTTAAGTTTGATTAACTATCATTGTAAAACTTCTTTACCCAAACAATAACTGACAATATGTGTTGTCACGAATTTTACTATGACAATAATAAGAAGTACCAGATAGATCAAACTCTTATAATGATATGACAATGTGTGATTGGATGATAAGGTAAAATGGTCTTTTACACAAACAGATGCATATCAAAAttgaatttagaaaaaaaaaatgtgcattaACAATTTGATCCTGAAAGTATTTAATGCTGAAGTTTGCAGAGAACTCGTGGATAGAAACAGAGGTCTTGAATTGCTGAAACTAGGACAACCAAATCTAGATTCTCAATACTTATTAATATCATGCTAATATATTTACATTGTCAAGTAGATGTTCCAAGTTTTAACCACAAGTTCACAAGTAATGTGTCATTGAAACTTATTCATAAGGTCTTAAAAGAAATACAGAAAGGCATTTTTCTTCTTAACTAGTCAAAAGATATTTCCTCAGTGGAAGCAAATTATGTTAGTCTGCAACTAACAACATATACTGACCTTAATGCTGGATCCAGATTCACTTGCAGATGTCTCAGTAGTTATTAGTTCATTCGCAATATTCTCTGAGGAGATGCTGGTTGACCTGTAAAATCAACAATATTGGCATcagtcaacaataaaagcttGAAAATTGTAAACCAATCCCTAACACAAGAACTAGGTTTTTACTCCAAATTATTCATATTACTTAAATTTCCTGACCGTGTTATTCAAATATACACCACAATCTAGAAGCCTTAAccaaataattatattgaaaagaaaaaagactcTAAGTTCTGTCCTCGCTcactttcaacaacaacaacaaagtcttCACCACTAGGTGAGCATCCAGTAACATGTGCTGTGATAAAAGCATTCTTCTCATTCACTAAGCCAAAATAACATATGCCTCTCTACCTTTGATCAAAGATTCAAGGAAAGCATAACAAATGGCAAAGAAAGACCATATTTTAAAAGCAACAAGTGTCAAAGTAAGACGGCATGGGTATATGATTACTAATCAAGGTTTCAAAACTACCTTTCAAGTAATTCCTCTTCACAAGAATTTCCAGAAGAAGAAAGCCAGTCCACATCAAGGAAATTGGAGCAGTCACATGCATCTCCATGTTCATCATAACAAATATGATCACTCTCACAAATTTGGCCCTTGACATATATCTGCCTGTATGATTTGATAAAACGTAACTGTCAAGATTTGTATGGATTGAGTAGTAAATCATATCAGGTCAAACTATGGATcatattacacacaaatggaattGGTTAATTAGGTGCCTAACTGATTATCCTCTACATTCTCTTTTGAATGGCAAACCAAATTTAACAGaaacaaaacaatgaaaataatcAGTTATTAGGCATTAACAATTTAGGAAGAAATACTTTGTAATAGTATTTACATAAACTTGAGGCAGCAGCTTATTATTTTACACTTCTTTAAAAATTGCTTCTAACAAATTCCTGACAGAAGAACGCAACTACAGAGCACTGTTATTAATCTACTCCCACCCTTAACATGAGTAGAAAAAATTCTACTACCTAGCAAAAAAAAAGGTGGTGACCCACGTTAAATAAGTTTCATTCTCCATGTTGAAATCCTATTCCTTTTAAAGTGAggaactttaaaatatttataacggTTGAAATTATAaggatttaaaaaatagagtgaGTAATACACTCTTATTTATACTGATGTCAGtgattttatacaaaaatacaaAGCACTAATCCCTATTTATAATATACTATTTTTCTAATgctatttattctaaaaaaacaattaataatgcgattgtcattatatattttaaaataataattaaaagagagGGTTTCCAGGGGCTGCACTGCACAATAACCCCTCATTAAAAAAATCCAGACACTGGTGAGGTTTGCTTGAAACCTCACCTTTCCCTCCCTTCCatccataaatatttttagacaCCAGATTCCATTGGCCAAATCCACCCTCCTTTACAGGCCTTAGTGCCATACAATGCATGTCCCAGTTAATTGCATGATTCCTCCTAGAACTCCTACTCATGACCCCAGATTGCCTATCATAATTGAGTTGAATGAGTGCAATTTGAATCAGAGACCCAGTTCAGTCTAGCTCTTTGATGAGCCAgtgttattattaaattttcagcAGGTCTTTCAAAAAAGTTACATTATATTGCTTAATTTAGCATGCAAAATGCTAATTTAGAATACCTGCAATGACAAATATCACTTCCACAGGTAAAGATATCTGGAGTAGACCCCGAAAGGAAACGCTTATCAGGTTTTTCAGACGAGTTCTGACCATTTGTAACATTCAAGTTCCTAATTGTAGTGTCACTTTCACTGAGAATGTTACCATCTGATAGCGATCTTTTAATAGTTGACCTACCAAAATAAAGGGTTAGCCTCGACAATCTTCAGACAACAGAAGACAATTTTAGacaatatcatttaataaaaccCACAAGGCACAAATAACTTTTATTCATTTGCTTTCATCCTCAAAAGAGAAGGACGAATTTGAGCTTACCTTTTTGCCTATATAATATTGTCCTTACATAGATTGTAAGTCAAAGCTAAAAACCATCTCAACTTCATGAGCAAGATCATCTAAAGAAAGTATCGAGTTTTTAAAGTAGCAATTCGGTTTTGCAAACAGAAACTTGaggggggaaaagaagcaattacACACTGTAAACTTGAGTAGAaagacaggaaaaaaaaaaaaaaggctttcaGTGCCAATACTACCTCAAAACtacttaaaatgttttaaaacaggCATTCTGCATTCCTCAAATCATCAATATTTTCAGTTTGAGAATTATTCTCAAAGTTAAAGACAGATCTAAATAGAAAAGTATACAactaaaatttgacaaaatatcAAAAGTTCATATACACCTATTAAAttcttgaaaattaaatatttaatgcttCATTAAATGAAAAGGACAAAAACTGGAGCAACTCAATAATCCACTCTTTACCTAATGCTGTCATCGGCTAAATACAGGCCATGTTTCTTGACAGTGTAATGCTGATCTGAATCTAGCTCCCATAGTGCTGGTTTTCCCTGTTGGGGCTGAAAATGCCCCAAGAGTCTgatacaaacaaaattaaacacaaCAATAACTAAATCATTCTAATACAATCACATACATTTTCTTTAAATCAGCAGTTGTAAATACAACTAAAAAATGGGTTTATTTGACTTACAAGTTAATTGCTTTTTGCTTATCACCATCTAAATATGTGTTGTTGTAATAACGCTGTAGTGTTCGAATAAATTCCTGGGATTGGGCTGCTGCCTTCCATTGACCTCTTCTCTCAGAAAATATCTAAATAGCGATACCAATTGCAAAATACTCAAAGGAGTGAGCAGTAATCAGACAAAATTCCATGGCAAGGAAAATAGGACAAGAGGcaaatttagattttcatttcAAAGCTTTAGGAAAATTGTGATCTCtatataacaaattaatccATAGATGCTTGAACTATTTCAGAATTTTTAAATACATCCCTGtactatacaaaattataattaggtCATTAACAAATAAATCATTTGTAATTCAGTATCTAGAATAGGGTTACGtcaaatttttagaaaatattcttGATCTcagttatgaattttaaaagtataaggACCTATTAAACAAGAATCATGTGATGTAATAGCTGCATCCATATAATTAACCAATTCTACAACAAACTAAACCCTATCGCAGAAGATTGcaatcaaataaaacatatcCTGGCAAAAAAAGGCATATTTTTATTGGATATGGAGACATCATAATAAAAGCAATAAGCTTTCAGAATTAGATTAACTTATGAGATTTTGGATTCCATGTTAAGCTTAAGATGCAATCATGCAGatcctaaataaaataattatgtacaGGAATTCTGATGCCAAATTACATTTCATAATCCATAAAGTCCAAACTCCAGAAGGTAGAGAGATTACCTTATTGTGTGCCGCAGAACCCCCATATTGAAAGGCTAATGTGTCGCCCATGGACTCATAGACTTCCATTAATTCCTTGGCCAAAGGGTTATCAAGATCAATATTCGGGGTTTCAGTAAATCCTAAAGCTTGTAGCTGATATCCAAGTGCAGCTAGTCCATAAGCATATTGAGCAACATTGGTTCGATCTAAGCAGTCTATACAATTAGTCCTCAAGACCCCGGATTGAAGCATCTGGGGTTTGACACTGTAATCTTTGTTCTCATCACCACTATAGTAACAATTGATAATTTCTGTTTCTTTATCAACATTATCCTTGTTTATACTAGCTTGATCTGTGATGCAGTGATCAGTGACAATGTAATTCCTGCATTATATTAAAAACACAATCATCAATAAACGATAGAATTGAAAACAACCATTTATGAGTTTTTACCAAACAACTTATAGCATGGTATCAAAGCTTTTATGACCAAGAAGTTTCAGCACAAGGTAGGGTGGACTTGTGCATTGTCCATGCTTCAAGCTCAAAAAGCTCTTGCATGAGGGGGCATTTTATGatattcattaaaaaagaaCATGCATCTTCACATAGTTTAAACTTTTGAGTTAGTCCatgacaaataaataataacattgaGGCAAAAATACTTGTTAAACATTATAATGAAGAAGCGGAAAAATGCTACTTAAAACAAGGTATTGCCTAATCAGTAATACAACAGCAAACAGGATCAAAATGTGTTATGGTACTTACTCAGAGTAGGAATACTGTGAAAATCCATCTAGCCTCACATTTGATGTCACTGGACAGTAGAAGATGCCAGTCAGCTTCAGTGCATATGCTGCCACTTTTCCCAGTTGTCCCAACACATTAGTAGCCTTGCTGCTAAAGgtttttgatctaataatatcaaaataacacCCCAAGAATAAACCTGAAGTAGTTGGACaaaataagggaagagaaagttaCCATCTTGAATGCCTATGCAGATCCCAATGAAGGAACCTCAGGCGATTTTCccctttcaaatttttattaagaGACCTAACAGCATTCGCAAACTCGGCTCGCAGAATAGTTTCTCGAGGCTTCTTCTCACGTGTCttaaacaaaaaagacaaaaacaatatATAAGGTAGAAAATCTATTAATATAGACACAAGACAAAGAAACCAAGCTTGCTTGATGGTTCCTTAAATATGTGGAAATGCCTACCTTTATCAAGTTCAGTATAATAATTGGATGTCCATATCTCTTGAcaagattttcaaaatgaagtcTTGTGGCTTCAAAATTTGAGTCCTTCCTTGATactagagaaaaggaaagaaaatgagctGTCAGCATATATTTCATAACAAATGAGTAACAAAGGAAAGTTGCTTCCATATCATACATATAATGTCAGGTTTTATATTCAATCTAGAGGTTTCCTGAGACCAGAACAGAGGGATTGAACCCCGGATCTGCACCACAGAACTGATTTGCATTGGGCGTCCATCACGAGCATCTGTAAAGATGATCTGCTCTGTCTCAACATCATTGGCTACTCTACCCTTTTCATTCACTCCTCGTTTCAAATATCTGCACCACAAGTGCATAGATGTGaaataaaatgcaattttaATCTTAACACAGACTTGAGAAAAGGCTAAAAAATGTACAAACCTGGTCCCAGCATAATGCCGTGAGCGCCTAGCAATGATAGTCAGGTTGAACTCATTGTCAGATATAAAAAGTTTGATCTACACACCATACCATAAAATGAACACTTGTCAAAAAGATTACATCAAATCTTTTCTGAGAACATGTAATACTAGCACTCACTATTGAAGTAAATTTAGAAACCAGTAATACAGTAACCGTTAAAAGTTACCCAGCAATAAGATGTTAGAATACTTCCTGTAGTAAGTTCCTATAGTAAGTTTAATCAAACCTTGTGTGGACTTGAAGAATGATTTTCCCAATATACGAAAACTGAAAAACTAACAACTTATGGTTTAATGGCTGCAGCATTAACTACTAAATAAAATGCTAGCAAATAAGATTAGTTTCACTTTATAGAAAGGTACAGTAATCATTATTGATCAAgtgataattaataaatacaacaaagagaaaattGTTTCCAACAGGTTTCAGATACTCAAAAGCATATATCAAAGGTTAACGTCATTgtagaatagaaaataaaaaataagaaagaactaaAGGAATTCATACAAGCCACTGGCATTATTATCAGCTACGGTAGTTACCTTCCTTCACAAATCTCAAACATATTTATTAGCCTATAAAGGATACTTCAAATGTACCTGTTTAAAAAAGCCATACACTAAGGCTATAGTCCAGGAAGTATTCTGGAGACTATTCCTGATTCCACGAGTTAAGAActcattccaaacaaaaagGGTTTCATAAAGTGATTGTCCTGCAGTATTATGATCAGATAAGTTCCGTTGAAGACTAAGCATGACATTGTAGGAGTAGCTGAAAAAGAAGTCCTTCGTAAGATCCACACTGCATAGAAGCTTCTTGTATCTAAGTCACCACAGAA from Glycine soja cultivar W05 chromosome 16, ASM419377v2, whole genome shotgun sequence harbors:
- the LOC114389145 gene encoding phosphoinositide phosphatase SAC2-like isoform X1; translation: MDSNSTKEKLQNSVAVVADRADLKSCYMQKFRLYETRSKFYMIGRDKNRTCWRVLKIDRLEPSELNIVEDSTLYSEIECCDLLRRIHEGNKSTGGLKFVTTCYGIIGFIKFLEPYYMLLITKRRKIGTICGHTIYAITKSEMVPIPHATVRSKMAYSKDENRYKKLLCSVDLTKDFFFSYSYNVMLSLQRNLSDHNTAGQSLYETLFVWNEFLTRGIRNSLQNTSWTIALVYGFFKQIKLFISDNEFNLTIIARRSRHYAGTRYLKRGVNEKGRVANDVETEQIIFTDARDGRPMQISSVVQIRGSIPLFWSQETSRLNIKPDIILSRKDSNFEATRLHFENLVKRYGHPIIILNLIKTREKKPRETILRAEFANAVRSLNKNLKGENRLRFLHWDLHRHSRCSKATNVLGQLGKVAAYALKLTGIFYCPVTSNVRLDGFSQYSYSENYIVTDHCITDQASINKDNVDKETEIINCYYSGDENKDYSVKPQMLQSGVLRTNCIDCLDRTNVAQYAYGLAALGYQLQALGFTETPNIDLDNPLAKELMEVYESMGDTLAFQYGGSAAHNKIFSERRGQWKAAAQSQEFIRTLQRYYNNTYLDGDKQKAINLLLGHFQPQQGKPALWELDSDQHYTVKKHGLYLADDSIRSTIKRSLSDGNILSESDTTIRNLNVTNGQNSSEKPDKRFLSGSTPDIFTCGSDICHCRQIYVKGQICESDHICYDEHGDACDCSNFLDVDWLSSSGNSCEEELLERSTSISSENIANELITTETSASESGSSIKGRPSGEELNKDSKYSESFERWITEGEMLFV
- the LOC114389145 gene encoding phosphoinositide phosphatase SAC2-like isoform X2, which codes for MDSNSTKEKLQNSVAVVADRADLKSCYMQKFRLYETRSKFYMIGRDKNRTCWRVLKIDRLEPSELNIVEDSTLYSEIECCDLLRRIHEGNKSTGGLKFVTTCYGIIGFIKFLEPYYMLLITKRRKIGTICGHTIYAITKSEMVPIPHATVRSKMAYSKDENRYKKLLCSVDLTKDFFFSYSYNVMLSLQRNLSDHNTAGQSLYETLFVWNEFLTRGIRNSLQNTSWTIALVYGFFKQIKLFISDNEFNLTIIARRSRHYAGTRYLKRGVNEKGRVANDVETEQIIFTDARDGRPMQISSVVQIRGSIPLFWSQETSRLNIKPDIILSRKDSNFEATRLHFENLVKRYGHPIIILNLIKTREKKPRETILRAEFANAVRSLNKNLKGENRLRFLHWDLHRHSRCKATNVLGQLGKVAAYALKLTGIFYCPVTSNVRLDGFSQYSYSENYIVTDHCITDQASINKDNVDKETEIINCYYSGDENKDYSVKPQMLQSGVLRTNCIDCLDRTNVAQYAYGLAALGYQLQALGFTETPNIDLDNPLAKELMEVYESMGDTLAFQYGGSAAHNKIFSERRGQWKAAAQSQEFIRTLQRYYNNTYLDGDKQKAINLLLGHFQPQQGKPALWELDSDQHYTVKKHGLYLADDSIRSTIKRSLSDGNILSESDTTIRNLNVTNGQNSSEKPDKRFLSGSTPDIFTCGSDICHCRQIYVKGQICESDHICYDEHGDACDCSNFLDVDWLSSSGNSCEEELLERSTSISSENIANELITTETSASESGSSIKGRPSGEELNKDSKYSESFERWITEGEMLFV